The nucleotide window TCTTCAACTGCACGACCAACGTGAACCCCAGCAACGCCAACAACGCCGCGATCATCACCCCGGCCGCACTCCACCGGGACCGACCAGCCGCCACCGGCGCCACCGGCTCCCCCACCGGCTCCGCCAACCCGTCGGAATCCGCGACCGGCTCCCCCGACCGCGACACCGCGCTCAGGTCCACCGTCGCACCGTCGTCGACCGGCTCCACACCCGGCTCCGCCGCGGGCTCGTCATCCGACGGCTGCGGCTGCGCGGGCCCCTGCGGCGCCAACGGACTCAACTCATCCGGATCCGGCGCATCCGGCCGCGGATCCGGCTCACCCGCCGGACCACCCGGCCGCACCGGACCCGCCGGCTGCGGCCAGCCGGTGCCCGTGTCGGTCTGCTCGTCACTCATCGCAACCCAACCTACGCCCGGAAGAGGTGTCGACGGATCGCCGCCACGTTGCCGAAGATACGCACACCCAGCACAACGACCACACCTGTGGACAACTGCCCGCCCACCCCCAACTGGTCACCCAGATACACGATCAGACCAGCAACCAGCACATTCGAAATGAACGACACCACGAACTGCTTGTCGTCGAAGATGCGATCCAACCGGGCCCGCACCCCACCGAACACCGCGTCCAACGCGGCCACCACCGCGATCGGCAGGTACGGCTGCAACGCCGCCGGCACCGTGGGATCAAGCCACACGCCCAGCACCACACCGGCGAGCAACGCCAGCACCGCGATCATCGGCCACCTCCGGAGGGACTAACAGTCGTCGCCGGACCGGACGACCCGGGACTGCCGGACCGGACACCCGACGCGGAAGGGCTCGGACTGACCGACGGCTTGGCGTAGCGTAGCTGCGGCTCCGGCGCCGCCGGCAGGGTGAGGTCATCCGCCTCCCGCACACCGAACGACAACCCGGTCCCCTGCGCGACCTTCCGCATCAGCGCCGCGTTCCGGCTGTCCTCGAACTTGCGCCGCATCGAACCCGGCCCAATCGCCGACACCTCATACGGCCCGGTCACCGGCCGGAAGTCCACGAGCATCGCCTCACCCGCCGACCGGATCGTCGACGTCGACGTCAACCGCTGCCCGTTGATGGCGATCGCCTCCGCGCCAGCACTCCACAACGCGTTCGCCACCCCCTGCAGGTCGCTGTAGAGCACCCGCGGCGGCCCAGCTCCGGCACCGGTCACCGCGTCCGCCTTGTCCGGCGCGTCCGCCAACCGCACCACCACACCATCACCACGCACCCGACCCAGCCCGGTGCTCGCCTCCAGGTTGCGCAACCGGGCGGCGGCCGACCCGCTCAACGCCGCGTCCCGCTGCCGGCTGACCTCCTCGCGCAGCTGATCCGCTTGGGTGGACAACCGGTCGGTCTGGCTCTCCCGCTCCTTGATCTGCGTCACCAGACCCGAGCGGGCCTGGCTGCGCCCCGGCTCGTCCGCCACCGTCTGCCGGTACGCCACCGCGAACAGGAAACCGAGCATCACCACCACGACCAGGCTCACCGACCGCGCCGGCAAGGCCCGCCACCCCCGCGCCGGAGCGGACTCCGCCGCGCCTCGACGGGCGGCAGCCGCGTCCGCGTACCCCGGATCCAGCGGGTTGCGGAACAACTCGGTGAGGAAATCCGGCGCGTACACCCGGTCCTGGCCGGGCTTTCCCAGCCGCGGCGCGCTCACGCCGCCGCTCCCCGGCCCCGCGCCGCGCGCACCAGCCGGGCCGCCTGCACGACGTACATCCCGCCGGCCACCCAGTAGAGCACCAGCCCCCACCAGGCCAACGCCCAACCGATGGCGCTCGCCGCCGTCGCCACGTCGGCCGCCGCGGAGGCCAACAACAGCACCGGGAACGCCGCGAGCAGCAGGAACGTGGCGGTCTTGCCCACGTAGTGCACCGGCGGCGGCCCGTACCCGTAGCGACGCAGCACCGCCAGCGAGGCGAGCAGGAGCACCTCACGGGCCAGCAGCGCCGCGGTGAACTGCCACGGCACCACCTCCCGCGCGGTGAAGGCGATCAGGGTGGCGAGGATGTAGAGCCGGTCGGCGAGCGGGTCCAGCAGCTCGCCCAGGCGGCTCACCTGGTGCAGGCGGCGGGCGATCCACCCGTCGACCCAGTCGGTGGTGCCGCCGATGGCCAGCACGACGACCGCCGCCACGTCGGCCCGCTCCACCAGGAACAGGTAGAGGAAGAGCGGCACGCCCAGCAGCCGCCCGAAGCTGATCAGGTTGGGCAGGGTGAGCACCTGGTTGCCGGGGGCCTCGTCACCGGTGTCCCGCGGTTGCTCTGCCCGAGCCGGCCGACGCGACACCGATCCTCCTCCACGGCACGCGGGCCCCCGGCCGACGCCGGGCGCGGCTGAGGGTCGTGCGCGCTGTCGGGCCGACGAGCGCCGGCTCTCCCCTGCGGCCCCGGGCGGGGCCCCTTCCCCTGACGCGGCCCGCGATCTCGATGATCGCGGGCCGGGTAGGTGCGCTGTCACTATATCGGGCTTCCTCTCACCGGCCGGGTGCCGCCGCCGGGCTGTCGGTGCGGCTGCGGCGCACTGTGGCGTGGATCACCACGCGTAGAGCGTCCTAGGATACTAGTGGAAAGGAGACGGCGTTCAGGCCGTCTGCACGGCGGAATCGGTCTGCTGCTCGGGCACCGAGGTCGCCGCCCGCGCGAACCCGACAAGCGCCAGCAACAGCTCGTGCTGCATCCGCGCCGGCATCCGGTCCAGCACCACCTGCACCGCACGCTGCCGCCGCTCGGCCAACTCCCCCAACAGGGTCAGCGCGGCGGCGGTCGGCACCAACCGCACCTCACGCCGGTCACGCGGATCGGCCACCCGGCGCAACAGCCCGGTCGCCTCCAGCCGGTCACACAGGCGGCTCGCCGACGAGGGCACCACGTCCAGCAGCTCCGCCAACCCGTTGACGTTGGTCTCCGGTCGACCGCTGAGCAGCGTGAGCACCCTCAGCTGGGTGGGCGGCACCTGGTGCCGCGACGCGGCCGAATCCAGCACGGCGATCAGCGTCCCGGCGGCGGCGTCGATCGCCGCGGCGAGATCCGCAGGTCGCTCCACCTGATGTCCCCTGCCGTCGTCGCGCTGGTGCCCGCCCGGCAACGCGGCGGCGATTCTCACCCCGTGCCCCGTTCGCGCGGACCGCGCCAGTCCAGACAGACCACGACGGCGTCGTCGCGCAGATCGGAATCCGCGTGATAGGCGTGCAGTTCGCGCATCACCGTACCAACCGCCTCGGCCGGCGGCTGCAGCCGCGTGGCGCGCAGGGAACGAGCCATCATCCGCTGCCCGTACGGCTCCTGACCCGGTGGCTCGGCAGCCCACACCCCGTCGCTGACCACGAAGAGGCGGTCACCCGGCGCCAGTTGCATCTCCTGAAGCTCGTAGCGGGTCTCGGCGAACATGCCCAACGGCAACTGCGGATCGAGCTTCATCGGCTCGACAGTGGACCCGCGCATCCGCAACAGATGGGGCGAGCCCGCGTCGACCGCCCGCACCCGGCCGGAGCGGGTGTCCACCTCGAGCAGCAGGGTGGCCACGTAACGCGCGCCCCGGTGCTGGTAGAAGACCGTGTCCGAGGCCAACTCGGCCTGTTCCACGAGGCCACCACCGGAGCGACGCGCGTTGCGCATCGCGTTGACAGTGACCGCGGTCAACAGGGACGCGGCCAGCCCACTGCCCTCGCCGTTGAGCACCGTCACGGTGAGACGGTCGCCGTCCAGCGACCAGTCGAAGTGGTCGCCACCCACCGTGTACGCCGGTTCGAGCTGACCGGCGAGGTCGAACGCGTGGTGCGCCACGCCGCGACCGGGCAGCAGGTCCCACTGCATCTCGGCGGCCATCGTCAGCCGC belongs to Micromonospora ureilytica and includes:
- a CDS encoding small basic family protein; amino-acid sequence: MIAVLALLAGVVLGVWLDPTVPAALQPYLPIAVVAALDAVFGGVRARLDRIFDDKQFVVSFISNVLVAGLIVYLGDQLGVGGQLSTGVVVVLGVRIFGNVAAIRRHLFRA
- a CDS encoding DUF881 domain-containing protein; protein product: MSAPRLGKPGQDRVYAPDFLTELFRNPLDPGYADAAAARRGAAESAPARGWRALPARSVSLVVVVMLGFLFAVAYRQTVADEPGRSQARSGLVTQIKERESQTDRLSTQADQLREEVSRQRDAALSGSAAARLRNLEASTGLGRVRGDGVVVRLADAPDKADAVTGAGAGPPRVLYSDLQGVANALWSAGAEAIAINGQRLTSTSTIRSAGEAMLVDFRPVTGPYEVSAIGPGSMRRKFEDSRNAALMRKVAQGTGLSFGVREADDLTLPAAPEPQLRYAKPSVSPSPSASGVRSGSPGSSGPATTVSPSGGGR
- a CDS encoding CDP-alcohol phosphatidyltransferase family protein, whose translation is MSRRPARAEQPRDTGDEAPGNQVLTLPNLISFGRLLGVPLFLYLFLVERADVAAVVVLAIGGTTDWVDGWIARRLHQVSRLGELLDPLADRLYILATLIAFTAREVVPWQFTAALLAREVLLLASLAVLRRYGYGPPPVHYVGKTATFLLLAAFPVLLLASAAADVATAASAIGWALAWWGLVLYWVAGGMYVVQAARLVRAARGRGAAA
- a CDS encoding MarR family winged helix-turn-helix transcriptional regulator, translating into MERPADLAAAIDAAAGTLIAVLDSAASRHQVPPTQLRVLTLLSGRPETNVNGLAELLDVVPSSASRLCDRLEATGLLRRVADPRDRREVRLVPTAAALTLLGELAERRQRAVQVVLDRMPARMQHELLLALVGFARAATSVPEQQTDSAVQTA
- a CDS encoding PP2C family protein-serine/threonine phosphatase, whose protein sequence is MVDAPDVVSRALREAPPDQLAEAADRAIRSTMGALRTDVFVADYRISGLWPVLDPDLPAAGFLACHTMAQRCFSSQQPVRDGEGPCRLYLPLTVWGERLGVLLIELPTVPNPAVTGRATDIAGALAVAMRAADRETDRYRRARRRERLTMAAEMQWDLLPGRGVAHHAFDLAGQLEPAYTVGGDHFDWSLDGDRLTVTVLNGEGSGLAASLLTAVTVNAMRNARRSGGGLVEQAELASDTVFYQHRGARYVATLLLEVDTRSGRVRAVDAGSPHLLRMRGSTVEPMKLDPQLPLGMFAETRYELQEMQLAPGDRLFVVSDGVWAAEPPGQEPYGQRMMARSLRATRLQPPAEAVGTVMRELHAYHADSDLRDDAVVVCLDWRGPRERGTG